In one window of Calypte anna isolate BGI_N300 chromosome 1, bCalAnn1_v1.p, whole genome shotgun sequence DNA:
- the LOC103538149 gene encoding adipocyte plasma membrane-associated protein-like — translation MLPAWGVPAAVLVTFASIYFLPSPIDPEPFIFDEPPALVGSLQVNKKLQSGQRIFAGQLKGPESFTVDDEGNIYTGTVDGKLWMISGDQLHLITQMGQDVPECGTPDYEPVCGRPHGVRMGQDGNLIVVDSYLGLYKVNPRTGEKTLLLSSEKGVDGLPFKFLNGLEISKKNLIYFTDSSSKWGRRHHRYEVLETNHLGRLLAYDPIAGTGRALLSGLYMANGIALSPQEDYILVAETSICRIIRYWVSGNNAGKKEVFVDNLPGYPDNIRLSNTGLYRVGISTTRFPGLFPPFLDALGPYPSLKRLIAKVTPLSFYSIFLRKHGLFLEINDKGDIVESFHDPDGSVTWAVSDVFEHNGKVYLGNTELPFLVVL, via the exons AT gtTACCAGCGTGGGGGGTTCCAGCTGCAGTCCTTGTGACTTTTGCTAGCATTTACTTTTTACCATCTCCTATTGATCCAGAACCGTTCAT TTTTGACGAGCCACCTGCCTTAGTTGGATCATTGCAAGTGAATAAAAAGCTTCAGAGTGGGCAAAGAATCTTCGCAGGACAACTGAAAGGTCCCGAGTCTTTTACTGTTGATGATGAAG GTAATATCTACACTGGTACTGTGGATGGGAAACTGTGGATGATCAGTGGTGACCAGCTGCATCTCATTACTCAGATGGGGCAGGATGTGCCTGAATGTG GAACTCCAGACTATGAACCAGTATGTGGCCGGCCCCATGGAGTCCGAATGGGTCAGGATGGTAACTTGATTGTGGTGGATTCCTATTTAGGCCTCTACAAAGTCAATCCaagaacaggagagaaaacccTTCTGCTCTCAAGTGAAAAAG GTGTGGATGGGCTGCCTTTCAAATTCCTAAATGGGTTAGaaatatcaaagaaaaatttgatttattttacgGATTCAAGTAGCAAGTGGGGAAGACGGCATCACAGATATGAG GTACTTGAAACAAACCACCTCGGTCGCCTCTTGGCCTACGACCCTATAGCAGGAACAGGAAGAGCATTGCTGAGTGGCTTATACATGGCGAATGGGATTGCACTGTCCCCCCAGGAGGATTACATATTAGTAGCAGAAACCAGCATATGCAGAATCATACG CTATTGGGTGAGTGGAaataatgcaggaaaaaaagaagtttttgtgGACAACCTGCCTGGGTATCCAGACAACATCAGATTATCAAACACAGGCTTATACAGAGTTGGAATATCTACTACTCGCTTTCCTggtttatttcctccttttctggaTGCCTTAGGACCGTATCCATCCCTGAAGAGACTTATTGCAAAG GTGACTCCATTATCCTTCTACAGCATTTTTCTTCGCAAACATGGCTTGTTCTTAGAAATTAATGACAAAGGAGACATTGTGGAAAGCTTCCATGACCCTGATGGTAGCGTCACTTGGGCTGTCAGTGATGTCTTTGAGCACAATGGAAAGGTGTATCTAGGTAATACAGAGCTGCCTTTTCTTGTGGTGCTATAG